Proteins encoded within one genomic window of Pseudalkalibacillus sp. SCS-8:
- a CDS encoding DUF6526 family protein: protein MIDPKYHVVLTLLVLTSLILSIAFVVQNIGSQLLLSLVVIFMVLTVVLIAAIVRIYALKLQDRIIRSEENFRYYRLTGELLDPNLKINQIIALRFAEDEEYVELVERAKQENLSTKDIKKAVRNWRADHHRV from the coding sequence ATGATCGATCCGAAGTACCATGTTGTCTTAACACTACTCGTTCTAACATCCCTTATCTTATCGATTGCGTTCGTTGTTCAGAACATTGGCAGTCAGCTTCTGCTTAGCCTTGTCGTTATTTTTATGGTCCTTACAGTCGTCTTAATCGCCGCAATCGTCCGGATCTATGCGTTAAAGCTTCAAGACCGGATCATACGGAGCGAGGAAAATTTCCGCTACTACCGGTTAACAGGGGAGCTATTAGACCCAAATCTGAAGATCAATCAAATCATCGCGCTACGCTTTGCGGAGGATGAGGAATATGTGGAACTCGTTGAGCGCGCGAAGCAAGAAAACCTCTCCACAAAGGATATTAAAAAAGCAGTGCGAAATTGGCGTGCCGACCACCATCGCGTATAA
- a CDS encoding MFS transporter, whose product MFKERNFLILWLGQLVSIFGGRFSDLVIPWVVLQVTDSPLKAAIVAISTQIAPLLFSLPAGVWIENRSKKKIAMLSEMIRTIMMTLLVVVILFGEFNLLVICSILFVTSLAGLFFRISLNALLPGITGRKRLVDAHNYLEAADAVSTLIGPILAGFLLSAIGAAATLGIDAFTFLLSFASIGLLKLGEKSFSKSKERKIDKKQSLQDGLEGVKLLFSTKIQRFISFNHSVLNFSTHAVTLLVVITAKQELGLSAFQTGILLSGAGIGNLIAIFVMARLKEAHWNKLYGSIMLCSGMGVFLIAISSTMWGAFVGMILFDGALSMAFVVNGAARQTVTTNQFLARISSGGILLSGIVVILANGFAGLISEGFNPILGLLFCAGLLLINSGISFAQLHLKRSISSLGFEE is encoded by the coding sequence ATGTTCAAAGAAAGAAACTTCCTTATTTTATGGTTAGGTCAACTTGTTTCAATTTTTGGAGGTCGGTTTAGTGATCTCGTTATTCCGTGGGTTGTTCTACAAGTCACGGATTCACCGCTAAAAGCAGCTATTGTCGCAATAAGCACGCAAATTGCCCCATTATTGTTTTCTTTACCAGCTGGTGTTTGGATAGAGAACAGATCTAAGAAGAAGATAGCAATGTTATCAGAAATGATCCGTACAATCATGATGACCTTGCTTGTTGTAGTTATTTTATTCGGTGAATTCAATCTCTTAGTTATCTGCTCTATTCTATTTGTAACGAGTTTAGCAGGATTATTTTTTCGCATTTCACTTAACGCTTTATTGCCAGGGATAACAGGTAGAAAACGTCTTGTTGATGCACACAATTATTTAGAAGCTGCTGATGCTGTTAGTACGTTAATAGGGCCGATCCTGGCAGGATTCCTACTCTCAGCAATCGGTGCTGCTGCAACGCTAGGGATTGATGCTTTTACATTCCTATTATCCTTTGCGAGTATTGGGTTATTAAAATTAGGGGAAAAGTCCTTCTCTAAAAGCAAAGAACGTAAAATCGACAAGAAACAATCCCTGCAAGACGGATTAGAAGGGGTAAAGCTTCTATTTTCCACGAAAATACAACGCTTTATTTCTTTCAACCATTCTGTTCTGAACTTTTCTACCCATGCAGTAACACTACTTGTGGTTATAACAGCCAAACAGGAATTAGGCTTGTCCGCTTTTCAAACAGGCATATTACTTTCTGGAGCAGGTATTGGAAACTTGATTGCTATATTTGTGATGGCACGACTGAAAGAAGCTCATTGGAACAAACTCTATGGTTCAATAATGCTTTGCTCTGGTATGGGCGTATTTCTAATCGCTATTTCTTCTACGATGTGGGGAGCATTTGTAGGCATGATCTTGTTTGATGGAGCACTTTCAATGGCCTTTGTGGTAAACGGTGCAGCAAGGCAAACGGTTACGACAAATCAATTTTTAGCGAGGATAAGTAGTGGAGGGATCCTGTTAAGTGGAATTGTTGTGATACTAGCTAATGGATTTGCGGGATTGATATCGGAAGGGTTCAATCCAATCCTCGGCTTACTGTTTTGTGCAGGTCTATTGTTGATTAATAGTGGCATTTCATTTGCTCAACTACACTTGAAAAGATCGATTTCTTCATTAGGTTTTGAGGAATAA
- a CDS encoding protein adenylyltransferase SelO produces MKGEMEVTNAGWNFDNSYAKLPESFYSKIEPNPVRDPKLILFNEKLAESLGLDKEALQKEEGVAVFAGNETPEGALPLAQAYAGHQFGNFTMLGDGRAMMIGEQITPNGKRFDIQLKGSGRTPYSRGGDGRAALGPMLREYIISEAMHALGIRTTRSLAVVTTGEPVYRETALQGAILTRVAASHIRVGTFQYVAGKGDDVDELKELADYTIKRHYPYIKGEGGDRYLTLLKEVIKKQAELIAKWQLVGFIHGVMNTDNMTLSGETIDYGPCAFMDTFNMATVFSSIDTQGRYAYQNQPAIGAWNLARFAETLLPLLHDEQKEAIKIAEKEIGHFADFYYAHWLDGMRKKLGLYNEEKEDEKLFEDLLKLMQENEADYTNTFLSLTFDKEFEGTEELLKSAQFDEWKKRWNERLERQEKSKEDAHQLMKNNNPAVIPRNHRVEDALKAAVEQGDYSVMEKLLDALSNPYAHTKEQEAYCTLPEKVTPYVTYCGT; encoded by the coding sequence ATGAAAGGAGAGATGGAAGTGACAAATGCAGGATGGAACTTTGATAACAGTTACGCGAAACTGCCGGAATCCTTCTACTCCAAGATAGAACCGAACCCTGTACGCGACCCAAAATTAATCCTTTTTAATGAAAAATTAGCAGAATCACTCGGACTTGATAAAGAAGCGCTCCAAAAGGAAGAGGGAGTTGCGGTGTTTGCCGGAAACGAAACACCTGAAGGAGCATTGCCACTCGCACAAGCTTATGCTGGCCACCAGTTCGGAAACTTCACGATGCTTGGCGACGGACGAGCGATGATGATCGGTGAACAGATCACCCCAAACGGCAAACGATTCGACATCCAGCTGAAAGGCTCAGGTCGAACGCCTTATTCTCGTGGAGGAGATGGGCGAGCAGCACTTGGACCGATGCTACGCGAATACATCATCAGTGAGGCGATGCATGCGCTTGGAATCCGGACAACCCGTAGCTTAGCCGTCGTAACAACGGGAGAACCGGTCTATCGGGAGACAGCACTACAAGGCGCGATTTTAACCCGAGTGGCGGCGAGCCATATTCGTGTCGGAACATTCCAGTACGTTGCCGGAAAAGGCGATGATGTGGATGAGTTGAAAGAACTTGCAGATTATACGATTAAACGCCATTACCCGTATATTAAAGGGGAGGGCGGAGATCGCTACCTTACCTTATTGAAGGAAGTAATCAAAAAACAAGCGGAGCTCATCGCCAAATGGCAGCTCGTCGGCTTCATCCATGGCGTCATGAACACGGACAACATGACCCTCAGCGGTGAAACAATCGACTACGGACCTTGTGCGTTCATGGACACATTCAACATGGCAACCGTCTTCAGCTCCATCGATACTCAGGGACGCTATGCGTATCAAAACCAACCAGCAATCGGCGCCTGGAACCTGGCACGATTTGCGGAAACCCTGCTGCCGCTTCTGCATGACGAGCAGAAGGAAGCGATCAAGATTGCGGAAAAGGAAATCGGCCACTTTGCCGACTTTTACTATGCACACTGGCTCGATGGAATGAGGAAAAAGCTCGGTTTGTATAATGAAGAAAAAGAAGACGAAAAACTGTTTGAAGACCTGCTGAAGCTCATGCAAGAGAATGAAGCCGACTATACAAACACATTCCTGTCATTGACATTTGATAAGGAATTTGAAGGTACAGAGGAACTGCTGAAAAGCGCCCAATTTGATGAATGGAAAAAACGCTGGAATGAAAGACTCGAACGCCAAGAAAAGTCCAAGGAAGACGCACATCAACTCATGAAAAACAACAACCCAGCAGTCATACCACGTAACCATAGAGTGGAAGATGCGTTAAAAGCAGCTGTGGAACAAGGTGACTATAGCGTTATGGAGAAATTACTTGATGCTCTATCAAATCCATACGCTCATACAAAGGAACAGGAAGCGTATTGTACACTACCAGAAAAGGTAACGCCATACGTGACGTATTGTGGGACCTGA
- a CDS encoding DUF4317 domain-containing protein, whose protein sequence is MNKKDIAGLRRQLKVDNDLLKISDIFNVYIMKETTDIYHYQSQPFEMLDRDQQELFIKNFKKLLTGQLNEKLFELKFKREAESQLILHKGLLSSGVEDWMDQMLLMTEKMIKDNPYEKDVVITFIKAEYLKPMKKRNDEAEESERDAVYSHPFILCSINKTQEAKRELVFDYVEKAFKYNIDVDSVIDLDTPMTGFLFPCFSNGASDVNHVLYSAKKANEPDHRFTEDVLNSEHTITAKEDKEVFEEVIKDVMGDQLTPSTLANVYREINTMVEENEEDEEPKLDYKNVERVLNQSGGSEKVESEKVKAAFERITANESYELKASSVVPKYKSKSIKIQTKVANISISPQDLEYVRQVNYKGKRCIMIEIEEDAEIEGFKMLPEAFGE, encoded by the coding sequence ATGAACAAAAAAGACATTGCCGGCCTTCGCCGACAACTGAAAGTCGATAACGATTTATTGAAGATCTCAGACATCTTTAACGTATATATCATGAAGGAAACAACAGACATCTATCACTACCAGAGCCAGCCGTTTGAAATGCTCGATCGGGACCAGCAGGAGCTTTTCATCAAGAATTTCAAAAAGCTGCTTACCGGTCAGTTGAACGAGAAGCTGTTTGAGCTGAAGTTCAAGCGTGAAGCCGAAAGCCAGCTCATTTTACATAAAGGCTTATTGAGCAGCGGTGTTGAGGATTGGATGGATCAAATGCTTCTGATGACGGAAAAAATGATCAAGGACAATCCGTATGAAAAGGATGTCGTGATCACCTTCATTAAGGCCGAATACCTGAAGCCGATGAAAAAGCGCAATGATGAAGCCGAGGAAAGTGAACGGGACGCGGTTTACTCCCACCCCTTCATCCTGTGCAGCATTAATAAAACACAAGAAGCGAAACGGGAGTTGGTGTTCGACTATGTGGAAAAGGCGTTCAAGTACAACATCGACGTCGACTCCGTCATTGACCTCGACACCCCGATGACCGGTTTCCTCTTCCCTTGCTTTTCGAATGGCGCATCGGATGTGAACCATGTTTTATATTCGGCAAAGAAAGCGAATGAACCGGATCATCGTTTTACCGAAGACGTGTTGAACAGTGAACATACGATCACCGCGAAAGAGGACAAAGAGGTGTTTGAGGAAGTAATCAAGGATGTGATGGGCGACCAGCTCACCCCTTCTACCCTCGCGAACGTCTACCGGGAAATCAACACGATGGTCGAGGAAAACGAAGAGGATGAAGAACCGAAGCTCGATTACAAGAACGTCGAACGCGTCCTGAATCAAAGCGGCGGCAGCGAGAAAGTCGAATCGGAAAAAGTAAAAGCCGCTTTTGAACGGATTACCGCTAACGAATCATATGAGCTGAAAGCAAGCAGCGTCGTACCGAAATATAAATCGAAGTCTATCAAAATCCAAACGAAAGTCGCGAACATCTCCATCAGCCCGCAAGACCTCGAATACGTAAGACAAGTCAACTACAAAGGAAAACGCTGCATCATGATCGAAATTGAGGAAGATGCAGAGATCGAAGGGTTCAAAATGCTGCCGGAGGCGTTTGGGGAATAA
- a CDS encoding tetratricopeptide repeat protein — MKNPIKNRSNVIRNYQLNSTIIPLFIIFVLVSFNALSSDGDDLVSLNEEAVAMLDNEDYEAGLELVEVILEKDPDNNAALVNKGFALNQLERFEETIEVMEKSIKIQPNDAFEYIILGDAHLWLEEYVEAMISYKQAIQYEITHETADAYYGLGLTTFMQEFYEPSIENFNKYLDYYPNDPAALWYVAIAHERNGDIQSAIMTLDDLIQSDQTDIEAMAYKGELLLEKQAYQSAIEAFEDIIDLYPETPHGYYGKAQVLSVQNKTAEALTNLRYSFFYGPEYSKYAFSDPLFESIEASKGFRELVAEYTE; from the coding sequence ATGAAGAATCCGATAAAAAATCGCAGCAATGTGATTAGAAATTATCAATTAAACTCTACGATTATTCCGTTATTTATTATTTTCGTCCTTGTAAGTTTCAATGCTCTTTCTTCGGACGGGGATGACTTAGTGAGTCTGAACGAGGAAGCTGTTGCTATGCTGGACAATGAGGATTATGAAGCAGGATTAGAGCTTGTAGAAGTGATCCTTGAAAAAGACCCGGACAATAACGCAGCTTTAGTTAATAAAGGTTTTGCCCTCAATCAATTGGAACGTTTTGAAGAGACCATTGAAGTAATGGAAAAGAGTATCAAGATCCAACCAAACGATGCCTTTGAATATATCATCCTTGGGGATGCTCACCTTTGGTTGGAGGAATATGTAGAAGCCATGATCTCATACAAACAAGCGATCCAATATGAAATCACACATGAAACAGCAGATGCTTATTATGGATTAGGTCTCACCACATTCATGCAAGAATTTTACGAACCTTCAATAGAGAATTTCAACAAGTATCTTGACTATTATCCTAATGATCCTGCCGCCCTGTGGTATGTTGCAATTGCCCACGAGCGCAACGGTGATATTCAAAGTGCAATTATGACACTTGATGATCTCATTCAATCGGATCAAACCGACATTGAAGCTATGGCTTATAAAGGTGAATTACTTCTTGAAAAGCAAGCCTATCAGTCTGCAATAGAGGCTTTCGAAGACATCATTGATCTTTATCCGGAAACGCCTCATGGTTATTACGGAAAAGCACAGGTTCTATCGGTACAAAACAAAACGGCAGAAGCCCTGACCAATTTGCGATATTCTTTCTTCTATGGTCCTGAGTACAGCAAATATGCGTTTTCGGATCCATTATTCGAATCGATTGAAGCAAGCAAAGGCTTCCGAGAGCTTGTAGCTGAATACACAGAATGA
- a CDS encoding ABC transporter permease yields MRAYWQLTLAQLRIFGRNRQVLFFTLIFPVILMLALGSFVGGGNSLSLTVGIVDLDQTDGSKTLTGLFEENEGVQTEPFEKVASGKDAVESGDIQLLIEIPKGYEASLDNPDQAFSIPVYYNEKNLTTAELGMTVVNGIIDQYSKELVDYQPLVMVEKVGIEALNIRYIDFLVPGIVAMMIMSNNMNGVAGQISAWRERGILRRMQGTRLKASTFIAAQITARLFLNGTQALLVVLIADLIFDINVVGSWLAVIFFITLGTLAFMAIGFIIAGIAKNPESAGPIAGFASFPMLFLGGVFFPISNMPDWIQPIVKTLPIAHLSSALRETMNIGTPIFQLGIETLILGAWLIGGFALASYVFKWE; encoded by the coding sequence ATGAGAGCATATTGGCAGCTAACATTGGCGCAGCTCCGGATTTTCGGGCGTAACCGCCAAGTCTTGTTCTTCACGCTCATCTTTCCGGTCATCTTAATGCTTGCCCTCGGATCGTTTGTCGGCGGCGGAAACTCCCTCTCGTTAACGGTCGGAATCGTGGACCTCGATCAGACCGATGGATCGAAGACGTTAACCGGATTGTTTGAGGAAAATGAAGGCGTCCAAACGGAACCATTTGAAAAAGTAGCGAGTGGAAAAGATGCAGTGGAAAGCGGCGACATCCAGCTTTTGATCGAAATTCCTAAAGGCTATGAAGCGAGTCTGGACAACCCTGATCAAGCCTTTTCCATCCCGGTTTATTATAATGAGAAAAACCTGACGACCGCCGAGCTCGGGATGACGGTCGTAAACGGGATCATCGATCAATACAGCAAAGAGCTTGTCGACTATCAACCATTAGTGATGGTCGAAAAAGTCGGCATTGAAGCACTCAACATCCGCTACATCGATTTCCTCGTACCGGGAATCGTCGCAATGATGATCATGAGCAACAACATGAACGGGGTCGCAGGCCAAATTTCTGCCTGGCGTGAGCGCGGCATTTTACGAAGGATGCAGGGAACGAGACTGAAAGCTTCTACGTTTATCGCTGCTCAGATTACCGCACGGTTGTTTTTGAACGGGACACAAGCGTTGTTGGTCGTCCTTATCGCGGACCTTATTTTTGATATCAATGTGGTCGGCTCCTGGCTTGCCGTCATCTTTTTCATCACGTTAGGAACGCTCGCCTTCATGGCGATCGGATTCATTATCGCCGGAATTGCGAAAAACCCGGAGAGCGCTGGGCCAATCGCTGGATTCGCATCCTTCCCGATGCTGTTCCTCGGAGGCGTGTTCTTCCCAATTAGCAACATGCCGGACTGGATCCAACCGATCGTGAAAACCTTGCCGATCGCGCACTTAAGCTCCGCGTTACGTGAAACGATGAACATCGGAACACCGATTTTTCAGCTGGGTATTGAAACCCTGATCCTTGGTGCCTGGCTTATAGGTGGTTTTGCACTCGCGAGCTATGTTTTTAAATGGGAATAG
- a CDS encoding sodium-dependent transporter, whose translation MGQGLEQQSREQWKTRSGFMLAAMGSAIGLGNIWKFPYITGENGGAAFIIVYLICIALIGIPIMLAEFAVGRNTQKDAVGSFRELTPGKPWFITGIFGVAAAFFILSFYGVVAGWALSYTTKAMSGDLLAVPADQMADHFVGFISTALSPILWQLLFMAIVIIVVVKGIKQGIEKWNKILMPTLGVLLLILVIRSVTLPGAGEGISFLFSPDFSSLTASAILVALGHAFFSLSLGMGTMITYGSYVPKDVKLPTAAVGISLADTGFALLAGLAIFPAVFAFGMNPGDGPGLIFITLPAVFEMMPFGQFFSVLFFLLISMAALTSAISILEVPVAYFMRKFEWSRKKATWILGIIITLFGIPSSLSLGAWSGFTIGGLGFFDAVDYLASNILLPLGGLLTALFVGWALGKKKSLEIGGLSEASIWGKLWILGLRFVAPVLIIIVMLNALKLI comes from the coding sequence ATGGGTCAAGGGTTAGAGCAACAATCTCGTGAACAATGGAAAACGCGTTCTGGCTTTATGCTAGCAGCGATGGGTTCCGCAATCGGGTTGGGTAACATCTGGAAGTTCCCTTACATCACGGGGGAAAATGGCGGTGCCGCATTTATTATCGTTTATTTAATTTGTATCGCACTTATCGGTATTCCGATCATGCTCGCAGAATTTGCAGTAGGTCGAAATACACAAAAGGATGCTGTAGGATCATTCAGGGAATTGACTCCTGGTAAACCATGGTTCATCACCGGTATTTTTGGTGTCGCAGCTGCATTCTTCATTCTTTCCTTCTATGGGGTCGTTGCAGGTTGGGCATTATCGTATACGACAAAAGCGATGAGCGGGGATTTACTAGCCGTACCTGCTGATCAGATGGCTGATCATTTCGTCGGGTTCATCAGTACAGCACTGAGTCCGATTTTGTGGCAGCTGTTGTTCATGGCGATTGTCATCATCGTCGTTGTAAAAGGAATTAAACAAGGTATTGAGAAGTGGAATAAGATCTTGATGCCGACACTAGGTGTTCTCTTACTTATCCTAGTGATTCGTTCCGTCACATTACCTGGTGCAGGTGAAGGGATCTCCTTCCTATTCTCACCTGACTTCTCATCACTGACTGCCAGTGCGATCCTGGTCGCTTTAGGGCACGCATTCTTCTCTCTCAGTTTAGGGATGGGTACGATGATCACGTACGGAAGTTATGTACCGAAAGACGTTAAGCTTCCGACAGCGGCAGTAGGCATCTCCTTGGCCGATACAGGATTTGCATTGTTAGCTGGATTGGCGATTTTCCCTGCAGTGTTCGCCTTCGGAATGAACCCAGGCGATGGACCAGGGTTGATCTTTATCACACTACCAGCTGTATTTGAAATGATGCCGTTTGGTCAATTCTTCTCTGTCTTGTTCTTCTTGTTGATTTCAATGGCAGCATTAACATCTGCCATCTCGATCCTTGAAGTTCCAGTCGCATACTTCATGCGCAAATTCGAGTGGTCACGTAAGAAGGCAACATGGATTCTTGGAATCATCATCACGTTGTTCGGAATTCCATCCTCTCTTTCACTTGGAGCATGGAGCGGATTCACGATCGGCGGTTTAGGATTCTTCGATGCTGTCGACTACTTAGCATCCAACATCCTCCTTCCACTTGGTGGATTGTTGACTGCTCTATTTGTCGGATGGGCACTTGGCAAGAAGAAGTCCCTTGAAATCGGCGGACTTAGCGAAGCTAGCATTTGGGGTAAGCTCTGGATTTTAGGTTTGCGATTCGTCGCTCCAGTCCTTATCATCATTGTCATGCTAAATGCATTGAAGCTTATTTAA
- a CDS encoding nitrous oxide reductase family maturation protein NosD gives MSDAKLDPSLRKLFNDWNASVLDYRNSIPTKTKNSTETNQVRVIRVPKDFTTIMGAVEEASSGDTILVSDGTYHESISVPSTKTSLRIIAVGSEVILDGKSRLDTGFTLSANNIEVNGFSIRNFVKAGIEVAGVYGVKLIGNTISKVIEGHGIQLDQRTFSNLIWKNHVTHARLDGINLQSKNVWVVDNEFSHNGQNGVHIQTIGNHIVGNRIRNNKENGVLEDQGFNLVFNNKIEGNGKEGLSLPSGIGGSMSIGNQLDRNKRNGVHVKTIGNTLLDTYVTENSKAGVRIDSGFNVMTLNDVNRNQNNGVVLSEDAMKNLLLRNLFKGNRPEDIVVKNPNNTLLQNHIITSPFLPAEKYTSRKVGVLHVPKDFTTISDAVNAAAPGDTILVENGTYREEITIPLAKSGINIIANGDRVILDGEGKLKTALDISSNLIQIQGLKIQNYTQTGISVKGIGISLAENTIHNITNGNGIELSLAFSTLMWKNRISKAKSHGITIKAMNTWIVDNDISANGGNGINFEGSTTVGSTITHNRIQNNAQSGIADNAGFNFIYNNEMIGNRQNGVYEVAGLGSGAIIENLLYANGNGVRLDNDGAEVAGNTIRSNSKSGVLMNSDFNNLQKNTLAQNNGSGVKLTVEATGNLVSNNTIVENSPVDIKAENPNNTFLDNRCMKSDPPDICK, from the coding sequence ATGTCCGATGCAAAGCTAGACCCGAGCTTAAGGAAGCTGTTCAATGACTGGAACGCTTCAGTATTAGACTATCGAAACAGCATTCCAACAAAAACAAAGAATAGTACCGAAACGAATCAAGTGCGCGTCATCCGTGTGCCGAAGGATTTTACGACAATTATGGGGGCGGTAGAGGAAGCTTCATCCGGTGATACGATTCTAGTATCCGATGGCACGTATCATGAAAGCATTTCTGTTCCCTCGACGAAAACGTCCCTACGAATCATCGCGGTGGGAAGCGAAGTCATCCTGGATGGGAAGAGCCGATTGGATACAGGCTTCACCTTATCGGCTAACAACATTGAAGTGAACGGCTTCTCAATCCGAAACTTCGTAAAAGCTGGGATTGAAGTCGCGGGTGTTTATGGTGTGAAGCTGATTGGCAATACCATTTCGAAAGTAATTGAAGGTCACGGCATCCAACTGGATCAGCGGACGTTCTCTAATTTGATATGGAAAAATCATGTTACACATGCACGGCTGGACGGGATTAATCTCCAATCGAAAAACGTGTGGGTCGTTGACAATGAATTCAGCCATAACGGTCAAAACGGTGTTCATATCCAAACGATCGGCAATCATATCGTTGGGAATCGGATACGGAACAACAAAGAGAATGGTGTGCTAGAGGACCAAGGCTTCAACCTTGTTTTTAATAATAAAATTGAAGGGAACGGGAAAGAGGGCCTCAGTCTACCATCCGGTATTGGGGGTTCGATGTCGATCGGCAATCAGCTTGATCGGAATAAACGAAATGGCGTGCATGTTAAGACGATCGGAAACACGCTTCTCGACACTTATGTCACGGAAAATAGCAAGGCTGGGGTACGGATCGATTCAGGTTTTAATGTGATGACGTTGAACGACGTGAACCGAAATCAAAATAACGGAGTCGTACTTTCAGAGGATGCGATGAAAAACCTCCTTTTACGGAACCTGTTCAAAGGGAACCGACCAGAGGACATAGTCGTTAAAAATCCAAACAATACCCTTCTCCAGAACCATATCATCACCTCGCCATTTCTTCCTGCTGAAAAGTATACATCCCGCAAGGTAGGTGTCCTTCATGTCCCGAAAGACTTCACAACGATTTCGGATGCGGTGAATGCTGCAGCTCCAGGGGATACAATCCTTGTGGAAAATGGGACCTATCGAGAAGAAATTACGATCCCGTTAGCGAAGTCAGGCATCAACATCATCGCCAATGGGGACAGGGTTATTCTCGATGGGGAAGGGAAGCTGAAAACGGCGCTCGACATTTCCTCCAATCTCATACAAATCCAAGGATTGAAGATCCAAAATTACACGCAAACCGGAATCAGTGTAAAAGGAATCGGGATATCCCTTGCGGAGAATACGATTCATAATATAACGAACGGGAACGGAATCGAGCTGTCACTCGCGTTTTCAACGTTAATGTGGAAAAACCGCATCAGCAAAGCGAAAAGTCACGGGATCACGATCAAAGCGATGAACACGTGGATTGTCGACAATGATATATCGGCGAATGGCGGGAATGGCATTAACTTTGAAGGGAGTACGACCGTCGGCAGCACGATCACGCATAACCGGATCCAAAACAATGCTCAGAGTGGAATCGCCGACAATGCCGGCTTCAATTTTATCTATAACAATGAAATGATCGGGAATAGACAGAACGGGGTGTATGAAGTAGCGGGTCTAGGGTCTGGTGCGATCATTGAGAATCTGTTGTATGCGAACGGAAATGGCGTCCGACTTGATAATGATGGAGCGGAGGTAGCGGGGAATACAATCCGCTCGAACTCGAAGTCCGGTGTTCTCATGAATAGCGATTTCAATAATCTTCAGAAAAACACGCTCGCACAAAATAACGGCAGCGGAGTGAAGTTGACTGTGGAAGCGACCGGCAACCTCGTTTCCAACAATACGATCGTGGAAAATAGTCCGGTCGACATTAAAGCGGAAAACCCGAACAACACGTTTCTTGATAATCGCTGTATGAAAAGCGATCCGCCTGACATATGTAAGTAA
- a CDS encoding ABC transporter ATP-binding protein has product MQNETMVDVKGLVKRYGSFVAVNGVEFQVHKGEIFGLLGPNGAGKTTTIEMLVGLRKPDEGTASLAGFDVRKQVNQVKEVIGVQLQSTSLFELLKVDEILHMYASFYPKNVDIDELVSDMLLTEKRRDRIKGLSGGQKQRLAIALALIHDPEIVFLDEPTTGLDPQARRTLWDIVLRLKERGKTVILSTHYMDEAHVLCDRIGIMDQGELIALDTPTNLVKKLQSTSTVEFRLSNPPEKAWFMEMDGVEEVAIRDTLVQLYTDNLQLALTSLIQVSAEHDLNIEDLQTRTATLEDVFIHMTGRSLRES; this is encoded by the coding sequence ATGCAAAATGAAACAATGGTAGATGTGAAAGGGCTTGTGAAGCGCTACGGGTCTTTTGTCGCAGTGAACGGCGTTGAGTTTCAAGTACATAAAGGTGAGATTTTCGGTCTGCTCGGACCAAACGGGGCCGGTAAAACGACGACGATCGAGATGCTCGTCGGTCTCCGAAAGCCGGATGAAGGAACGGCATCGCTTGCTGGCTTTGACGTACGAAAGCAAGTGAATCAGGTGAAAGAAGTCATCGGCGTTCAGCTTCAGTCCACCTCTTTATTTGAGCTGTTGAAGGTGGACGAGATTTTACACATGTATGCGAGCTTTTATCCGAAGAATGTAGACATTGATGAATTGGTCAGCGATATGCTTTTAACGGAAAAAAGGAGAGATCGGATCAAGGGGCTTTCTGGCGGACAAAAGCAGCGCCTCGCGATAGCGCTCGCGCTCATTCATGATCCTGAAATCGTGTTCCTTGATGAGCCGACGACGGGTCTCGATCCGCAAGCGAGAAGAACGCTCTGGGATATTGTCCTGCGCTTGAAGGAACGGGGGAAAACGGTCATCCTTTCGACGCATTATATGGATGAAGCCCATGTACTTTGTGACCGGATCGGCATCATGGATCAAGGCGAATTGATTGCGCTCGATACGCCGACCAATCTTGTGAAAAAGTTGCAGTCGACAAGCACGGTAGAATTCCGTCTGAGCAATCCACCGGAAAAAGCGTGGTTCATGGAGATGGATGGGGTAGAGGAAGTGGCGATCCGAGATACGCTCGTACAGCTTTACACCGATAATCTCCAGCTCGCACTCACTTCGCTCATTCAAGTATCCGCTGAACACGATTTAAACATTGAAGACTTGCAAACACGAACGGCGACATTAGAGGACGTGTTCATCCATATGACAGGAAGGAGTTTACGTGAATCATGA